One part of the Luteitalea sp. genome encodes these proteins:
- the nth gene encoding endonuclease III, with product MPRLASGQPPSARQVVARLTKLYPDADTELHYSTPFQLLVATILSAQSTDRRVNEVTPALFARYPDARALARVKPETLEPLIRATGFFRAKSRTIVAMAGAVVERHHADVPSRMEELVELPGVGRKTANVVLGHAFKTPYGLAVDRHVLRVAPRIGLATGTTAESVEQELMAGAPRKDWTRLSDLLILHGRRICRPRPLCSDCTLNDICLFARGERAAGAPPRRTAAPATSPRPRP from the coding sequence ATGCCGCGACTTGCTTCCGGCCAGCCACCGTCGGCGCGCCAGGTGGTCGCTCGGCTCACCAAGCTGTATCCCGACGCCGACACCGAGCTACACTACTCGACGCCGTTCCAGCTGCTCGTGGCCACTATCCTGTCGGCGCAATCGACTGACCGGCGGGTCAATGAGGTGACGCCGGCGCTCTTCGCACGGTACCCAGACGCCCGGGCGCTCGCGCGTGTGAAGCCGGAGACCCTCGAGCCGCTCATTCGCGCCACGGGGTTCTTTCGTGCCAAGTCACGAACCATCGTTGCCATGGCAGGAGCTGTCGTCGAACGGCATCACGCCGACGTACCGTCCCGGATGGAGGAGCTCGTCGAGCTGCCGGGGGTCGGCCGGAAGACGGCGAACGTCGTCCTCGGCCACGCCTTCAAGACGCCGTACGGTCTAGCCGTTGATCGACATGTGCTCCGCGTTGCGCCGCGCATCGGTCTTGCGACCGGCACGACGGCGGAGTCGGTCGAGCAAGAGCTGATGGCAGGGGCGCCACGGAAGGACTGGACACGGCTATCGGATCTGTTGATCCTGCACGGACGACGGATCTGCCGTCCGCGGCCGCTCTGTTCCGACTGCACCCTGAACGACATTTGTCTGTTCGCCCGCGGCGAGCGCGCGGCTGGCGCGCCACCACGGCGCACCGCCGCGCCCGCAACCTCTCCGCGACCACGGCCGTGA